Proteins from one bacterium genomic window:
- a CDS encoding succinate dehydrogenase cytochrome b subunit: MQVPFSTLVTSSVGKKIMTGLTGLGLCLFILSHLLGNFNLFLGPDAFNQYTKTLESFGKALYVIEALLVLAFVMHAVVGISVWQSKRRARPEAYHKTAYAGGNSKKSFASLSMLYTGLIILLFLFIHIKSLKFGPNMAEGYVYTHTVTGEKMRDMYKLTVEHFKNPFYAFGYALVMLLLGVHLRHGFWSAFQSLGLTHQRLKPLIFSVGILFASAMALGFFVLPLWIYFSR; this comes from the coding sequence ATGCAGGTTCCCTTTTCGACGCTGGTAACCTCCTCCGTCGGCAAAAAAATCATGACCGGCTTGACGGGGTTGGGTTTGTGTCTTTTTATTCTTTCTCACCTCCTCGGTAATTTTAATCTTTTTCTCGGCCCGGATGCTTTCAATCAATACACCAAAACCCTGGAGAGTTTCGGCAAAGCGCTGTATGTGATCGAAGCCTTGCTCGTTTTGGCCTTTGTAATGCACGCGGTCGTAGGCATCTCCGTATGGCAGAGCAAACGGCGCGCGCGTCCCGAAGCCTATCACAAGACGGCTTACGCCGGAGGCAACAGCAAAAAATCCTTTGCTTCGCTTTCAATGCTTTATACCGGTCTTATTATTCTTCTGTTTCTTTTTATTCACATCAAATCGCTTAAGTTTGGACCCAATATGGCCGAAGGGTATGTCTACACCCACACAGTCACTGGCGAAAAAATGCGAGACATGTACAAACTGACGGTCGAACACTTTAAAAACCCGTTTTATGCGTTCGGTTATGCGTTGGTAATGCTGCTCCTTGGCGTCCACCTCCGGCATGGATTTTGGAGCGCCTTCCAATCGCTGGGCCTTACGCATCAGCGTTTGAAGCCGCTTATTTTTTCGGTGGGAATTCTTTTTGCCTCAGCGATGGCGTTGGGCTTTTTTGTGCTCCCGCTGTGGATTTATTTTTCACGGTAG
- a CDS encoding fumarate reductase/succinate dehydrogenase flavoprotein subunit: MKLDSKIPSGPLADKWSQHKFNMKLVNPANRRKYTVIVVGTGLAGASAAATLGELGYNVHSFCIQDSPRRAHSIAAQGGINAAKNYSNDGDSVHRLFYDTIKGGDYRAREANVHRLAELSVNIIDQCVAQGVPFAREYGGQLDNRSFGGAQVSRTFYARGQTGQQLLLGAYGSLMRQVNEGAVKMFPRREMLDLVVIDGQARGIVVRNLVTGAIESYAGDAVLLCTGGYGNVFYLSTNAKNSNVTASWRCYKKGAFFGNPCYTQIHPTCIPQSGDYQAKLTLMSESLRNDGRVWVPKTKGDKRPPEQIPENERDYYLERKYPSFGNLVPRDVASRNAKSVCDEGRGVGETGLAVYLDFSDAIKRLGEDDIREKYGNLFDMYERITGDNPYKTPMRIYPAVHYTMGGLWVDYNLMSTVPGLFVLGEANFSDHGANRLGASALMQGLADGYFVIPYTLANYLASSSFNKITTDHQAFKTAATAVTEQTKKLLAIKGKKTVLEFHRELGKIMWDEVGMARNKAGLERALSEIPKLREEFWKNVNVPGEGELLNKNLEFAGRVADFLELGELMAMDALQREESCGGHFREEHQTPDGEAKRNDEQFAYVAAWEYAGADKAPILNKEELTFENVHLAQRSYK, translated from the coding sequence ATGAAACTTGATTCCAAAATTCCCTCAGGCCCGCTCGCGGATAAATGGAGCCAACATAAGTTCAATATGAAGTTGGTCAATCCTGCGAATCGCCGTAAATATACTGTCATTGTCGTCGGTACGGGGCTTGCCGGTGCATCCGCCGCAGCAACCCTCGGCGAACTCGGCTACAATGTACATTCTTTTTGCATTCAGGATTCGCCCCGCCGAGCTCACTCGATCGCGGCGCAGGGCGGCATCAATGCGGCAAAAAATTATTCTAACGACGGAGACAGTGTGCACCGTTTGTTTTATGACACGATCAAAGGCGGAGATTACCGCGCACGCGAAGCTAATGTCCATCGTTTAGCGGAGCTTTCCGTCAATATTATAGACCAGTGCGTCGCACAAGGCGTCCCGTTTGCACGTGAATACGGCGGCCAACTAGATAACCGCTCCTTTGGCGGTGCGCAGGTATCGCGTACATTTTATGCCCGCGGCCAAACCGGACAACAACTTCTCCTTGGCGCCTACGGTTCGCTGATGCGTCAGGTCAATGAAGGCGCCGTCAAAATGTTCCCCCGTCGAGAAATGCTGGATCTGGTGGTGATTGACGGTCAGGCCCGCGGCATCGTCGTCCGCAATCTCGTGACCGGTGCGATCGAATCCTATGCCGGTGACGCCGTACTGCTGTGTACCGGTGGCTACGGAAACGTTTTTTATCTTTCGACCAATGCTAAAAATTCCAACGTTACTGCTTCGTGGCGATGCTATAAAAAAGGTGCGTTTTTCGGCAATCCCTGCTACACGCAGATTCACCCGACCTGTATCCCCCAAAGCGGCGATTATCAGGCCAAACTGACGCTCATGAGCGAAAGCCTCCGTAATGACGGGCGCGTATGGGTTCCTAAAACCAAAGGTGATAAACGTCCGCCGGAACAAATTCCTGAAAATGAACGCGACTATTATTTGGAACGTAAGTACCCGAGTTTCGGAAATCTTGTACCGCGTGATGTGGCATCCCGTAATGCCAAATCCGTATGTGATGAAGGACGCGGTGTCGGCGAAACAGGTCTCGCCGTATATCTTGATTTTTCAGATGCCATCAAACGCCTCGGTGAAGACGATATTCGTGAAAAATACGGCAACCTTTTTGATATGTACGAACGTATCACCGGCGACAATCCTTATAAGACACCGATGCGTATATATCCTGCCGTTCACTATACGATGGGCGGTCTTTGGGTGGATTATAATCTGATGTCCACCGTTCCGGGCTTGTTTGTATTGGGTGAGGCCAATTTCTCGGATCACGGAGCCAATCGCCTTGGCGCCAGCGCCTTGATGCAAGGACTCGCCGACGGCTATTTCGTGATTCCTTATACCTTGGCTAACTATCTCGCCTCGTCAAGTTTTAATAAAATCACGACGGATCACCAGGCGTTCAAAACAGCCGCAACCGCAGTAACCGAACAAACGAAAAAACTATTGGCCATCAAAGGCAAAAAAACCGTTTTGGAATTTCATCGCGAACTCGGCAAAATTATGTGGGACGAAGTCGGTATGGCTCGCAATAAAGCAGGATTGGAACGCGCTTTAAGTGAAATCCCAAAACTCCGTGAAGAATTTTGGAAAAATGTCAATGTTCCCGGCGAAGGTGAATTACTCAACAAAAACCTCGAATTTGCGGGACGTGTTGCTGATTTCTTGGAACTTGGCGAGCTCATGGCAATGGACGCACTGCAACGCGAGGAATCATGCGGAGGCCACTTCCGTGAAGAACATCAGACACCGGATGGTGAAGCCAAACGTAATGACGAACAGTTTGCTTACGTCGCGGCATGGGAATATGCCGGTGCCGACAAAGCGCCGATACTCAACAAAGAAGAACTGACGTTTGAAAACGTTCATCTTGCCCAACGAAGCTATAAATAA